The Desulfofundulus salinus genome includes the window TGGGCATCATCTCCACCACGGTAACTGTGCTGCCCAGCGCAGCAAATATGGAAGCAAATTCGCATCCCACCACACCTCCGCCGATAATGAGCAACCTGCCCGGAACCGACGCCAGGTTCAAAGCCTCGTCCGAGGTAATCACCTGCCGGCCGTCATACCCCAGGCTCTTGATGAGCGCCGGGCTGGAGCCGGTGGCCAGGACAATATTCTCTGCCTCCAGCTCCTGTTCAGACCCGCCGGGAAGGATTACTTTAACTGTGCGCGGCGATGTCAGCATGGCCGTCCCGCGTACCAGCTCCACCTTGTTCTTTTGCAGCAGAAACTGGATGCCGGAAGCAAGCCGCTTGACAACCTGACGCTTGCGCTCTATCAGGGCGGCCATGTCCACCTCCACCGCCCCGGTGGAGATGCCAAACTCGCCGGCCTTCTTTATGCCGGCCAGGATCTCGGCAGCCGCAGCCAGCACCTTGGTGGGAATGCAGCCCCGGTTCAGGCAAGTCCCCCCCAGTTCCTCCTTTTCCACCAGCGCCACCCGGGCACCCAGCTGGGCCGCCCGGATGGCCGCCACATAACCTCCGGGACCTCCACCGATCACGACAATCTTGTAACGCATATCCTTCACCTCGTTTTGCTTATAGTTTTGCAAACTTTCAAGTCCCTTTACGGCACTTTTTTGTACGCAAACTCCGTGCGAAGGGCCAAAGAAAAAGGCCCTGTTGATTACGGCGGCTAAAAACAGCCCAGGGACCTGTACTCCAAGTAACTTGTGCTCATCCGGAAAATGCCGGGATGACAGCATGGTTCAATTTTGCACCGCATCGGTGCAGTTCTGCACCGCCAGGCCATACTGACGGGCCTTGCGCAGAAGGGTGGAATGGGAAATTCCCAGAACCTGCCCGGCCCGGCGCAGGCTGTGGTATTTTTCCAGGGCCATCCTGATTAATTCTTTTTCCGTGGCCTCCCTGGCTTCTTGCAGGGGCACAATTTCCGAAATCTGGGGCCGCCACCCCTCCCTGCCCAGGGCTTCCATGAATTCGCCGGGCAGGTGGTGAGGCTCAATAACCTCCTCCTCGCACATGATCACCAGGCGCTCAACGAGGTTGATCAGCTCCCTGACGTTGCCCGGCCAGGAATAGCCCTCCAGCAGGCGGCAGGTCTCCATGCCCAGGCGCTTTTTGGTGCCGTGCCTGGCATTAAAGCGGTTGAGAAAATGGGTGACCAGGGGCAGAATATCTTCCCGGCGTTCTTTCAGGGGCGGGATGCTGATGGGCACCACATTCAGCCGGTAGTACAGGTCCTCCCGAAACTTTTTCTCGGCAATGAGGCGTTTTAAATCCTTATTGGTGGCGGCGATTATGCGAATGTCCAGCTTGATGGGCCTGCGTCCCCCCACCCGGTAGATGATCTGTTCTTGAAGCACCCGCAGCAACTTCACCTGCAGGTTTAAGGGCATGTCCCCAATTTCGTCCAGGAACACCGTGCCCCCGTTGGCAATCTCCAAAAGGCCCAGTTTTCCCTCCCGCTGGGCTCCGGTGAAGGCCCCCTTTTCGTAGCCGAATAGCTCGGACTCCAGAAGGGATTCCGGAATGGCTCCGCAGTTGATTTCGATGAAGGGTTTGTCCGCCCTGGAACTGTGGCGGTGAATGAGCTTGGCAAGCCTCTCCTTGCCCACCCCCGAAGGGCCGGTGATGAGCACCGTAGAGTCCACGGTGGCCACCCGCAAGGCCTGTTCCACCGCCCGGCGCATCAGGGGACTTTCGGCGATAATTTCCCCATCGGCCAGCCGCCTGGCCCGCAATTCCTTCAGCTCCGCCGAAGCCCGGGCAGCCTCTTCCTTAAACCGGTTGAGCTCGGTTATATCCCGCAGGTTAACCACAATCCGGCCCACCTGTCCCCCTTCCCCGACCACCGCACTGCCGGAGAAAATGAGCTCCTCTCCATCCTCCGTATGCACCGCCATGTTAACCAGGGACTTGCCGGACATAATCTCATTGTAGATTTGTAGAAGGTGTTTATGCTGCCCCGAAGCCAGCTCGGTCACGTTTTTCCCCTGGATCTCTTCCGGTGAATCCATGCCGGTGATCCGGCCGTAGCTGGCGTTAACCCTCTCTATATTCCCCTGCCGGTCGATTACCACAATGCCGTCGTAACAGGACTGGATAACCCCGACCAGCTCCTTGTTCAAATTGCGTACCGAATCCAGCTGGCTGGATATATCCTCCAGCTCCGAGATATCCTGCAACACCAGCACAAAACCCTGCACCTGCTCTTCGTCCTTTTGAATGGGGCTCTGGCGGATGATCAGTACCCTGTCCCCCACCTTAAAACGCCCCAGGAAGGCGTCTACCCCGGGGTTCACCTGGCCAAGCCCCAATTGCTTCAAAAGAGGTCCTGCAGGCCGTCCCAGCACCTTGACGGCCGGGATGCCGGTCAGTTTTTCCGCAGCGGCGTTGAAGTGGCAAACATCGCCCCGGGCGTCCACGGCAATGATGCCGTTGTGGACCGACTGGAGAATCACCGCCAGTTTATACTCGGTGGCCTCCAGGGCGTTGTGCACTTTGTTGATCAGGTCTATGCGGGTCAGCACCCCGGCCAGCCGGCCCTGCCGGTTGAGAATGACCAGGCGGTCTATGGGCAGGTTGCTTACCTCGTTAAAATGCATGTCCTCGTCTATGGTCATAATGTCCCGCTCCATTACCTGCCCCACAGAAGTATCAAAAGAAGCCCCCCGCTGCAGGGCCTGGAGAACCTGAAAAACGGTAAGGATGCCAACAACCCTGCCGTCACTATCAAGAACCGGGGCGCAGTTCACCCCCTGCCGCCGGTAGACCTCACAGGCGTCCGCCAGGGTCTGCCATGGATAAAGAGTCTGGGGATTTTCCAGCATCACCTGTTTAACCAGCAAAGCAAATCCCCCCTGCCACTCCTTTGTGTGAAAGTGAGGTGGAACATATGAAGTTTTCCCAGCTCAAGAGGGAACATGTAGCTAAGATGGCTGACTCCCGGGCCGTCTTCAAGTACGGTGAAGACTGCCTCCAGAACGGTATGGTATCAAATCTGAAGTTTACCGGCAACCGGCTGCCGGCCAGGGAACCGGCACCAATATTTACCCTGTAGATTTCAAGCTATACATAGATCAGATTCGCAAAACAAACGCCAATCGCCCGGCGCTTATGGAGGAATTCGTGAGGCTGTAACAGGACAGGGAGGGCGCCGGGCGACAGTCCATAAGAAGGGCCGCCGGCGAAATGCCTGCGGCCCTTCTTGTCACTTCACCACGATGTTCACCAGTTTCCCCGGCACGGGGATGACCTTCACTATTTGCTTGCCCTCCACCAGTTTCTGCACCCGGGGCTGGGCCAGCACTACTTCCTGCATTTGAGCCGGGGTGATGCCGGCCGGCACCAGCACCCGCTCCCGCACCCGGCCGTTGATCTGAACCACAATGGTAATCTCGTCTTCCACAATGGCCCCGGGGTCGTAGGCAGGCCAGGGCTGCCTGTGGATGCTCTCCCGGTGGCCGATGGACTCCCACAGCTCCTCGGTTATATGGGGAGCAAAGGGAGCCAGCAGAATCAGCAGGTGCTCGATCCCCTCCCGCAGAACCGCCGGGTCCCGGTCGGTTTCCGGCACCTCTTTGTACTGGTACAGGGCGTTCACCAGCTCCATGATGGCGCTGACGGCGGTGTTGAAGTTAAACCGGCTGCCGATATCCTCGGTCACCTTTTTAATGGTCAGGTGGGTCAGGCGGTGCATTTGCCGGTTGACCCCCACCAGCTTACCTGCCGGTTTTGGCGGTGCTTCCAGCAGCCCGCCGGCTACGGAGGCAACCAGGCGCCAGACCCGGTTGAGGAACCGGTAGCAGCCCTCAACCCCCTGGTCGCTCCATTCCAGATCCCGCTCGGGGGGTGCGGCAAAGAGGATGAAAAGCCGGGCGGTATCGGCCCCGTATTTGGCCACAATCTCCTCCGGGCTGACCACGTTCCCCCTGGACTTGGACATCTTGGCGCCGTCTTTCAAAACCATGCCCTGGGTTAACAGGTTGGTGAAGGGCTCCTGGATGCCCACCAGCCCCAGGTCGTAGAGCACCTTGGTGAAGAAGCGGGAATACAGCAGGTGCAAAATGGCGTGTTCCACGCCGCCAATGTACTGGTCCACGGGCAGCCAGTAGTCCACCCTGGCCCGGTCCCAGGGCTGCTTGTCTTCCCGGGGACTGGTGTAACGGTAGTAGTACCAGGAGGAACACATGAAGGTGTCCATGGTATCGGTTTCCCGCCGGGCCGGCCCGCCGCACCGGGGGCAGGTGGTATTCACGAACTCCGGGCAGTCGGCCAGGGGCGATTGTCCGGTGGGTTTAAATTCCACGTCCCGGGGCAAGAGCACCGGCAGGTCCTCTTCCGGCACGGGGACGATGCCGCACTTATCGCAATATATAATCGGAATAGGGGCGCCCCAGTAACGCTGCCGGGAAATCAGCCAGTCCCGCAGGCGGTAGTTCACCTGGCCCCGGCCCAGGCCCTTTTCCTCCAGGTAGGCGATTACCGCCCGGATCCCTTCGTCTTTGGGCAGGCCGTTGAACTGGCCGGAGTTTACCATCACCCCGTCGCCGGCATAAGCTTCCGTCATGGTCTGTGGGTCCAGTTCCTCCCCGGGCGGCTGGATGACCACCCGGATGGGCAGGTTGTACTTGCGGGCAAATTCAAAGTCCCGCTGGTCGTGGGCCGGCACGCCCATCACTGCACCGGTACCATACTCCAAAAGGACGTAATTGGCCACCAGTATGGGCACCCGCTCCCCGTTCAAGGGGTTGATGCAGTAAGCTCCGGTAAACAGCCCTTCCTTTTCCACGTCGGTGGCGGTGCGGGCAATTTCGTTTAAATTGCGCACCCGCCGCACGAAGTCCCGCACCGCTTCGGCCTGGGGCTTGCCTTCAACGAGCTTCTCCACCAGGGGATGTTCCGGAGCCAGCACCATGTAGGTCACCCCGAACACCGTGTCGGGGCGGGTGGTAAAGACCACAATCTCCTCATCCATATCGGCCACTTTAAAGCGGATTTCCGCCCCCTCGCTGCGGCCGATCCAGTTTTCCTGCATGATTTTAACCTTCTCCGGCCAGCCCTTCAGCAGCTCCAGATCCTTGAGAAGGCGCTCGGCGTAGGCGGTAATTTTAAAGAACCACTGTTCCAGTTCCCGCTTTTCCACGGGAGTCTTGCAGCGCTCGCAGGCACCCTCCTTGACCTGCTCGTTAGCCAGCACCGTGGCACAGGAGGGGCACCAGTTGACCGCTGCTTTTTTCTTGTAGGCCAACCCTTTATGATAAAGCTGCAGGAACAACCACTGGGTCCACTTGTAGTAGCCGGGATGGCAGGTGGCCACTTCCCGGTCCCAGTCGTAGCTGATGCCCAGCTGCTTGAGCTGGGCACGCATGGTCCTGATGTTATCCATGGTCCAGTCGGCGGGATGGATGTTGCCGTGTTTGATGGCCGCGTTTTCCGCCGGCAGGCCGAAGGCGTCCCACCCCATGGGGTGCAGGACGTGGTAACCCTGCATGGTTTTAAAGCGGGCCACCACATCGCCAATGGAGTAGTTCCTTACGTGGCCCATGTGCAGCTTGCCCGAAGGGTAGGGAAACATCTCCAGGCAATAGTATTTTGGACGGTCGGAGAAATCCGGGGTCTTATATAAATTTTCTGCGGCCCAGCGGGCCTGCCACTTCGCTTCAATTTCCTTGAAGTCGTAGCGTTCGTTCACCAAAGCATCCCCCTTGCCGTATACCGTAAACTGCTGTCCCTTGTTTCGACGGCATTTCATCATAAGTGTCATTTTATCATAAATGTTACGCTTAAGACAAGAACCGGCACCCCGGGGAAAAGAGAAAACGGGGTGGTGGACAAACAAATGTCTTCACCACCCCGGGGGCAACAGGCAACTTCAGGCTGTTTCTACCCGGGCTGCCTGGAACAAATTCAACTCACGGATGGCCTGCTCCCGCAGCTTGAACTTTTGCACCTTGCCGTTGGCCGTGGTGGGGTAGCTGGACACAAATTGGATATACTGTGGTATTTTATACCGGGCAATTTTGCCGTTACAAAACTCCCTGATTTCCTCGGCCGTGGCTGTACAGCCTTCCTTCAATTGTATGAAGGCCATTACCTCTTCACCGTACTTGCTGCTGGGCACCCCCACCACCTGCACATCCTTGATCTTGGGGTGGGTATGCAGGAATTCCTCAATCTCCCGGGGGTAGATGTTTTCACCGCCCCGGATGATCATATCCTTGATCCGTCCCGTAATACGGACGTAGCCCTGTTCATCCATAATCCCCAGGTCGCCGGTATGCAGCCAGCCTTCCCGGTCAATGGTGCTGGCCGTAGCCTCCGGCATTTTATAGTAACCCTTCATAACGTTGTATCCCCGGGCGCAAATCTCGCCCTGGTACCCCCGGGGTACTTCTTCCCCGGTGGCCGGGTCCACTACCTTTACCTCCACGCCCGGTAAGGCCCTGCCCACGGTGGATACCCTGATCTCCAGGGGGTCGTCGGTCCTGGTCATGGTAATTCCCGGGGAAGCTTCGGTCTGACCGTATGTAATTACTATTTCCTTCATCCCCATGCGGCTTACCACCGCTTTCATCACTTCCATGGGGCAGGGAGCCCCGGCCATGATGCCGGTGCGCAGGGAAGATGTGTCGAAGGGTTGCTTTTCCAGCACCTCCAGCTCGGTGATGAACATGGTGGGTACGCCGTGCAGGGCGGTGCACCTTTCCTTTTCCACTGTTTCCAAAACCCGCACCGGATTGAAGGACTCCAGGGGCACCATAGTGGCTCCCGAGACCACACAGGTCAAAGTCCCCAGCACACAGCCAAAGCAGTGGAAGAAGGGCACCGGGATGCACAAGCGGTCCCGGGGACTGAAATTCAGGCACTCGGCTATACTTTTTGCATTCATGACTAAATTTTTATGGGTCAGCATGACCCCCTTGGGGAAACCGGTGGTCCCGGAGGTATATTGCATGTTAATCACGTCATCGGGGGCAAGGGAGGCCTGGCGGGCTACCAGCTCCTGTTCGGAAATGGCCTCAGCCATCCCCAGCACCTGCTCCCAGGTGTACATGCCCGGGTGCTCCTCGTCGCCGATAAAAACCACATTGCGCAGCATGGGGAATTTTTTCGCATTCAGCCGCCCGGGCAGGCAATGGTTCAATTCCGGGCAGAGTTCGTGGAGCATTTCTACGTAATTGGATTCCTTTGTTCCGTTGATGAGTAAGAGGGTGGTGGCATCGGACTGCCGCAACAGGTACTCCAGTTCGCGCACTTTATAATTGGTGTTTACCGTGACCAGCACGGCACCGATTTTGGCCGAGGCAAACTGGAGGACGACCCACTGGGGTATGTTGGTGGCCCACAGGGCAATGTGCTCGCCCCGTTTTATGCCCAGGGCCATCAATCCCCTGGCCGCCCGGTTACACAGTTCCCGAAACTGCTGGTATGTATAGCGCAAACCACGGTCGGTATAAACCAGGGCCTCGTTATCTGGATACAGGGCAGCCGTCCTGTCGAGCAGGTCACCAATAGTGATCTGATCAAACCGATCCATTTAAAGGCCTCCTCTTTCTCTTTATAAATTTTTAAAATATTAACATAATAAAGGGAGGAAAATAGGCCACAATCCCCCCCGGGCAACTTCCTGGGAGGACATAAAACGAAAACCTCCCGCCCCTCTAGGGACGGGAGGTTT containing:
- a CDS encoding AMP-binding protein, giving the protein MDRFDQITIGDLLDRTAALYPDNEALVYTDRGLRYTYQQFRELCNRAARGLMALGIKRGEHIALWATNIPQWVVLQFASAKIGAVLVTVNTNYKVRELEYLLRQSDATTLLLINGTKESNYVEMLHELCPELNHCLPGRLNAKKFPMLRNVVFIGDEEHPGMYTWEQVLGMAEAISEQELVARQASLAPDDVINMQYTSGTTGFPKGVMLTHKNLVMNAKSIAECLNFSPRDRLCIPVPFFHCFGCVLGTLTCVVSGATMVPLESFNPVRVLETVEKERCTALHGVPTMFITELEVLEKQPFDTSSLRTGIMAGAPCPMEVMKAVVSRMGMKEIVITYGQTEASPGITMTRTDDPLEIRVSTVGRALPGVEVKVVDPATGEEVPRGYQGEICARGYNVMKGYYKMPEATASTIDREGWLHTGDLGIMDEQGYVRITGRIKDMIIRGGENIYPREIEEFLHTHPKIKDVQVVGVPSSKYGEEVMAFIQLKEGCTATAEEIREFCNGKIARYKIPQYIQFVSSYPTTANGKVQKFKLREQAIRELNLFQAARVETA
- a CDS encoding sigma-54-dependent Fis family transcriptional regulator yields the protein MLVKQVMLENPQTLYPWQTLADACEVYRRQGVNCAPVLDSDGRVVGILTVFQVLQALQRGASFDTSVGQVMERDIMTIDEDMHFNEVSNLPIDRLVILNRQGRLAGVLTRIDLINKVHNALEATEYKLAVILQSVHNGIIAVDARGDVCHFNAAAEKLTGIPAVKVLGRPAGPLLKQLGLGQVNPGVDAFLGRFKVGDRVLIIRQSPIQKDEEQVQGFVLVLQDISELEDISSQLDSVRNLNKELVGVIQSCYDGIVVIDRQGNIERVNASYGRITGMDSPEEIQGKNVTELASGQHKHLLQIYNEIMSGKSLVNMAVHTEDGEELIFSGSAVVGEGGQVGRIVVNLRDITELNRFKEEAARASAELKELRARRLADGEIIAESPLMRRAVEQALRVATVDSTVLITGPSGVGKERLAKLIHRHSSRADKPFIEINCGAIPESLLESELFGYEKGAFTGAQREGKLGLLEIANGGTVFLDEIGDMPLNLQVKLLRVLQEQIIYRVGGRRPIKLDIRIIAATNKDLKRLIAEKKFREDLYYRLNVVPISIPPLKERREDILPLVTHFLNRFNARHGTKKRLGMETCRLLEGYSWPGNVRELINLVERLVIMCEEEVIEPHHLPGEFMEALGREGWRPQISEIVPLQEAREATEKELIRMALEKYHSLRRAGQVLGISHSTLLRKARQYGLAVQNCTDAVQN
- the leuS gene encoding leucine--tRNA ligase, with translation MNERYDFKEIEAKWQARWAAENLYKTPDFSDRPKYYCLEMFPYPSGKLHMGHVRNYSIGDVVARFKTMQGYHVLHPMGWDAFGLPAENAAIKHGNIHPADWTMDNIRTMRAQLKQLGISYDWDREVATCHPGYYKWTQWLFLQLYHKGLAYKKKAAVNWCPSCATVLANEQVKEGACERCKTPVEKRELEQWFFKITAYAERLLKDLELLKGWPEKVKIMQENWIGRSEGAEIRFKVADMDEEIVVFTTRPDTVFGVTYMVLAPEHPLVEKLVEGKPQAEAVRDFVRRVRNLNEIARTATDVEKEGLFTGAYCINPLNGERVPILVANYVLLEYGTGAVMGVPAHDQRDFEFARKYNLPIRVVIQPPGEELDPQTMTEAYAGDGVMVNSGQFNGLPKDEGIRAVIAYLEEKGLGRGQVNYRLRDWLISRQRYWGAPIPIIYCDKCGIVPVPEEDLPVLLPRDVEFKPTGQSPLADCPEFVNTTCPRCGGPARRETDTMDTFMCSSWYYYRYTSPREDKQPWDRARVDYWLPVDQYIGGVEHAILHLLYSRFFTKVLYDLGLVGIQEPFTNLLTQGMVLKDGAKMSKSRGNVVSPEEIVAKYGADTARLFILFAAPPERDLEWSDQGVEGCYRFLNRVWRLVASVAGGLLEAPPKPAGKLVGVNRQMHRLTHLTIKKVTEDIGSRFNFNTAVSAIMELVNALYQYKEVPETDRDPAVLREGIEHLLILLAPFAPHITEELWESIGHRESIHRQPWPAYDPGAIVEDEITIVVQINGRVRERVLVPAGITPAQMQEVVLAQPRVQKLVEGKQIVKVIPVPGKLVNIVVK